ACATACAAGAATCACTTGACTCAAACCCATTTAGATGGAGTGAATCCTCCAGTTAATCTGCCTGTCCAGGAGCACCAGCATTTATAGCAACAGTGCTGTTGAGTGTGAGATGAGATCAGGTCTGGGCATGtgggacaagagaaaatggaataaaatgccCTTTCTGAGTATAATGGAACTGatgctttttgtttctaaaattgCAGCAGTCACATCTAATGTCTCTGCACATGAGCAGCAGATTCAAGGTAAAGAGTTAACAGGGACAATGAATTTTGTGTATGGGTCTAAGGAATTTGATTCAGAATTGAAAAGAACCCTTGGTCTCCAACAGATCTGGTGTCCTTTGAAATAACTGATTAATTCTGGATAAATTCTAATAATTGCTGGCCATGAGAGGTGAAGGGAGTTCTAGCTTGCACATcacactttctttttcatatcaggtttgcttttttttttttaaacaaatctaTTGAGGTAAACATTCCAATCCTTGTCCTAGGAAGCTTTGTAAAGGACTTGATCACAGTGAAAGAAATACCTTGGCATGTGAAAATGGAGACTGCCTACAAAGGGACCTTTTTCAAAGATTTGCTGTTGTGGTTATACAGGGTTTTTTAGCTGAATGTAGTGCCATGgagctcccagcctgctgtgcACCACACTCAGCCTGTGTGTGGGTGCCCTCAGGGTAGGTGGGCACAGTGCTGCCCATGGCCACTTGCCAGGCTGCCGTACTCGTGTCACCATCAAAGAGTTAATTCATGCAGCCCTGCAAGTGTGAAGCTTCAGAGGATTTAGTGGTTTTCTGACTTGAAACTTCCTCCTTCCTAGGTATTTTTAGGGTACTGGAACTGCCATATCCTCATGAGAATCCTTAGTGGGATCTGAAAGAAATTCACTGGAATTGCAAATCTGGCATgaactgtttgcttttctgtggtGGTGGGTTTATTGACCACTTTTCACCCACACACATTGCTTTGTCCTGCACTTGCTAATGGCAAAGATCCTTTTAATCACACCTTCTCCATTGCTCTGTCCTTTGTGAACAACTGATTAATTGCATGTGTCTGAGTGTCCCTGGATTCCTGTTTCCAAAGCTGTGCGTGGCCGTTCCAGGATGTCTGCTATCACAGAACCCCAGTGTGGCTTCCAGGAAGAAGAAATGGCAGTAGATCCCTCCACTTCTGGgcaaaccagaaaatatttgaCAGTTGCTGGTAAGTGGAGAAACAGTCTAGTGAATTCTTAATGTGAAACAATTTTCACTTTGAGTGCATTTAATTATTCAAGCTGCAAATCCCAGTGGGAGAGCAACCTGAActttttcacaaataaaatgaGCGACCTAGAGGTCTGCCCCAATGCAAAtatccagggctgctgcctgaaGTGTTTTCCAAAGGAGTTTGGAAACAATGTTGTGCAATAATGATGTACTTTCTTAGCCAGAGAGCTGTGGTTGGGCAAATTGGGTGGATGTGCTATCTGCTTAATGACACAAAATGGTATTCCTGGTGCTAGAGTGGGAAGAGAAGTGCCTAAACACTAGTAACAACACACCCTCTAACCATATTGGTAGTGGTTTTACCTATACTGGCTGAGTAGAGCAAGAACTTGAGCCTCCTTGCATTACAAAATTGTAGTTATTTATTTTGCTAGGCTACCCTAAGAATAGCTGAGGGCATGCCTTGCATGTTAAATTCaacaaaaacactgaaataagaGGCTTGATACTAAATTCTTGTCTAGTTGGTTTGGCCTTGATTTGCAGCATTGCATGAAAATTGGTTTTTGGCAAAGGATTTAAAAGTTTACTTGCACATTTACCACAGGTTTTAGATAGTTCACTCTCTTGCTGCAGGAGTTGAGAAATGCCTGTGGTCTATGAGGCTTTACAAATTACAAAATTTTTCTTGATCTTTGCAATCTAATTATTGGTTTTGGTCTGGcttctttgcttctttctgcagcTGGCCGAACCAGGCCTAGCGGGCTGGCTTGTGTTCCAGAAGCTTCACTGGCAAGTGTAAATGGAGACACAGAGAATCATCTGCCTGCTGCTAGAGCGAGCTGCTCAATGAGCCCAGGTACCAGGGAGCAGTGGGTAAAGACTGACTCATCAGTCAGCAGTGAATCACTCTGATTGCTGCTTTGTGTACTCAGACTAAAGCTTTGAAAAGGTGACTTCGGCGGCAAGACAGAATATCTTGATCACTATTTATTACAGATGTGTAATTCTGTTATAGTGGTATTGCCTCAGAAAGGCTGCCTTTGCTTTAGGGTGGTAGTGTGACTTCTGAGGTAGTTTCTGCGATAGTTAGATCTGATTTGGGAAGGAAGTGCTGCAAAATTAATGGCCATCCTGAAGATTGTTTCCTGTATGAGCTAGTCTGTCAGCAACCTGGAAAAGTTGAACTATTTGTCTTATGCTTAAAACCTAGTATGAAATTTTAACCCAAGGaactgctttcattttatttagtTCGAAGAAGATCTAACATTGtgaaagagatggagaaaatgagaaccaagagagaagaaaagagagctCAAAATAGTGAAATCAGGATAAAACGAGCACAGGTGGAGTACTCTGCAATACCCCTGTAAGGGGAAATTCTATAGGACCCTGTACTACCGTAGTTGAAACCAAAACATATTTTGGACGGGCTTTGTTCTTAGAAAGCTTTACATAAGGATGGATTGATTCTGATTTTAGGAAGTTGTGAATCTTGTAAAATGCTTTGAATTGCATACACCTGCTTGTTTGATAGTCTCTGTGGCCTTTTTTTGCTGTAACAGATCAATCGCATTCACATCCATGTTTTTCCATGCAGGAGTTTGACAGCACCTATCCAAACTGGGAGTTTGCACGTATGATCCAGGCATTCAGAGCAACTTTAAACTGCCAGCCAATATCTATAAATGATCCAGTAAGTAAATACTGAGGCTACTAACTGCAACCTGTAGACAAACTTCTCTATTTTGTACTGAAAATGTTGGCATCAAGCAGTTGGTGCATTGCTGCACCTTGGAAATCCTCTGAGTGTACTGTGAGCTTGAGGAAGTTGGGGGTATCTGTAAGGTCATTTGCCTTCCCTGTTTAGGGTTAAGCTGTCTTGTTTTACTTTGTCACTAGTGAAGAGTCTGTGGTTCAAGAATTATCATGCAATGATGTGTGACCATCAGTTGCACAGCCATTGTTGTAGGAATAGGTACAATTTAAAATGGTCTGTTGATCTATTACAGAAGATGTTgatcaatttttaaatatgtcaaAAAGTGGAGGAGCAAAAGTAGAGGTTGAAAACTAGAGAACCCTAACTTGGTCAGTACCTTCAGCCATAAAAAACCCTGTGTAGCTATTGCTGTGTGTGACAGAAGAAGAGCTCGTTACCTTTCCCTTCTGTCTCACCCAATGGCATATGCCCTTCCCAGCTCATCTGATGTGTAGCTGTGCTGCACAAATAGCTCAACTTGCTGCATCAGTAAAGAACTCCAGGTTACCAAAAGCCTCCGgggcaaatgaaaatattaattgccTGAATAATTATTTGACCATAGCTGCAGTATTGATATCAAATTTTGCTGGAAAGCATTTCCACCTTACATGTTGGAGAATGCTGCATAAAGGTAAATTATTTGTAGTGTTGCTTTTGCGCTGAATGCACTTTAAGGCTGACATCCCTGCATGAGTGGGACGGCTCAGAAGCAACTCTGATCAGCATAAAGAAAAATGGATGTGAGGGAGCACTGGATCTCCCTGTAATAAAGAAGGAATGCAATTGGGCAGTAATTActtcttttcttacttttcttttaGATAGAAGAGCACAGGATTTGTGTCTGTGTGAGAAAGCGCCCTCTCAATAAGCAAGGTGAGTGTACTAACCAAACAGCTCTGTCTTGAACAGTTTGACTTTGTTCTAACTGTTTTTGTTAAAACTGAGGGTCTTTTCTGTCAACAGAACTTCAAAAGAAGGAATGTGATGTGGTTACTGTTCCGAGCAAGTGTGTCCTGATGGTGCATGAGCCAAAGCAGAAAGTGGACCTGACAAAATACCTCGAAACCCAAACATTTAGATTTGACTTTTCATTTGATGAAACTTCTTCGAATGAAATGGTATACAGGTAATGCTTGCTGCTTACTGGAAATGACTTTCTGATaaaggcagggagctgtggccaGTGGCATCTAAGCTTAAGAAACTTACTTGAAATAAGTATTAGAATCCTTTTTGGAGGAAGCTGAAGGACTGAAAAGTCTAAGGCTTATTTCTGGCATAGCCTTGCTGATTGCCaaaggatttgctttttttctttagttttgtttcttgttaAAACTGATGATGATGAAGCAGTGtatgaaatatttgctgtaaCTATTTTATGTTTTGAATATTCAGATTCACTGCTAGACCTCTTGTAGAGACCATCTTTGAAGGTGGGAAGGCGACATGCTTTGCATATGGCCAGACAGGCAGTGGCAAGACACATGTAAGTTTTTCTCCAAGGTCTCAAATTTTCTAGCTTTGATAAAGTATTTCAAAGCTTCCTGATACTTGAGTATGAGTAGGATTGTGTAAGAATTTTCGATCTTGGTTTTATTGTCTTAAAGCTAATACTTTGTAAGATATTAACTCTTTTTCTGTAGCTTTATGTACCAGTGGGTTTCCTTTGAGGTTGTGTGGAAAATTGTACTGGCTTTTGAAAAGATTTagaaaaaatctttttagaaaaaaaaaaagaaatataaaaagatttttttttctcttaaaaaaaaaatctggcttttCAAAGATTTAGGATGTATTGATATGTCAGTTTTAGTCATGGCTATTCCTTGCCTCAAATGCCTGTTGCTGTTTAACTCCTGTCTATGTGGAGGGGCTTTTAGCCTGTGTCTGAGACATAGGCTAGTCTCTCCTGTGCTTTGAGCTTGGAGGTATTCCAAATAATTCAGCAATTACACAAAAATAAGCCTCATGATGCACATAATTATTTAAGTGATCTGGCATTGTTTGTGAAGTGGGTGAGTTAGTGTGTTTGCTTTCTAACCACTCCTTCCAGCCACAGCATGATAGTGGAGTCAAATGTGCTGTCCTGTTCTTGTTCTGCAAGAAGCATTTCCCTCAAACCACAGTGGTCTGCACTGGACTGGGCTAATGCACTGCTTTGAGTAATCAGACAGTCATTGCTGTTGCTCAGTGTTAGAGGCAAGTTTTAGGCTAGGACCTCCTACCCTTAGTGTTGTGTAGTGAGCTGTAGATCTTTTCCAGTAATCCAGACAAAAAGCTGGAGCTTTATACAAGTTTGAACACAGGCTACCTTTCACTGCACTGGAAAGGGCAGAGAAACCAGCTTACCTGAGCCTCCTTACAGGAATACAGCTGTGATGCACTAAAATCATAGGTGAGGTTACTTTCCCTTCCCAGTCCTAGGGCAAAACCAGTGCAGGGCCAACAGCTGTACCTGGAGACTGGAGTGTTGCACATTAAACTCTGGCAGATTgagctgtgttttaaataaCAGTGGTAGAGCAAGTCACTAGGATAGCACTaactgaaatttttttgtgtgattAAAGATACTTTGGTCAAAGGAGTTAAAGGTATTGTCTGCtctaaatttgtattttcatgttaACTTTTGCAAGTAGTTGTGAAAATGTTATTTGACCTAGATCCTAACAAATGAAGCTTTCTCTTCTGACTAGAGGCAGTTTGGTTGTGCTGTCAAAGGAGTTTCCTTGGAGGAACAACTGCTTTGACTCTGCACCCCAGAGCCTTACAGGTGCACTGCTTTGTGTAGGTCAGATCTTCTTTTTGAACTGATAGGGAAGCTGCAAACTAATTTGGCACTGCATTCCAGTAATCCTGCTGGCATTGGGGCTTATCTATGGTAACTTCCTGGTCTGTTTTTGGGACTAAGATCAGGTAGGCTGACTTGTTGGTGCTATGCCTGACCTCTGGCCTTTTCTCTTCACAGACTATGGGCGGAGACTTCTGTGGGAGAGGCCAGAATGCCTCGAGGGGCATATATGCTTTTGCCTGTGAGTTGATTCTTCTATACATACAAAAATCCAGATTAATGCTTGTTTATCTTATCTAGTTAAGATCTGGTTTTTAGGGTTATTTTAAACATGTCCAGTAGAAGATACATAAAGTATTTGTGTTTTCAATAATAAGTGCTGATGATTGCAGGAGGTAATTTGTgttaaatgattatttttttcattcatttcagaaaatatctttcCTCTAGCCTGTGTCTACATCCCTACTGAACTCACCAGAAGCTACTTGTTTCTGATGCATTTTCTAATTGGGCATTTGCTGGGCAGAACCATTTAATTTTGATTCTTCTGCCTTGCTTGTGTCTCAGACGTATCCGAGTACAACACAACTCTACCCATTTGTGATATAAAACTTTTTTGGCAAAAGGGTGTATGTATTGTGTTTCTTTCCATAAGccttaaatgcaaaaaaaaccctagcatgtccaaaattatttcagaaaacagatgCTTAGAAGCCCTTCCTTGATATAATGTCTGGAAAGTACTACAAAACCTGACCTTTACCTTCCCTTTAGAAAGACACTGTGTGAACTTAGTTAGCAGCATGGCTGCTGAACCAGGAACAACTGTTGGCTGATCTCTGAAAAATAGTTACAACTGGCCCTGAAGGAGTCTTTACTTTTCAGCTCAGCTTCAAAATCTGGAGCCTAATTGTGCAAAGCTGCACTGGATCCAGCCACAGGGTCAACTAAGCTGGTATATTGTCTCCAAATTTCAGCAATGCAGATGTTCAGGGTTGCATGTTTTCTAGACTTTCTGCAAGATGTACTTGAAACACAAACATATGGCTTTTTCAGGCCTGCCCAAAACAATAGAGAATCCCAGTGTTCCCTCAGAGCAGTAAAGAGTGTTGTCTGTGGGTGGCATTAGCAGTTgaaattcctgtatttttctgttttcagtccCTGGGTAAGGATGCTGCTCAATCTGTTCTCCAGATGGTAGCACAGCACTGATTGTTAGCGTTTGTTTGGACGACTGTCACTCAGTGCTAGACACTGCCTCATAGCTGTGCAGTGTTTGACAGTAGATCAAGTAGCAACTAGAATGTGTTTTAAACCAGTTAACTAAACTTCTGTCTTTCCTCACTAGCACAAGATGTCTTTCTCCTCCTAAACCAGCCCAGGTACAGGAATCAGAATCTGGAAGTCTATGTGACTTTCTTTGAAATATACAATGGAAAAGTAAgacctttttttatttttaaatcttgccCTGATTTCTTTGGTTGACTATTTCATAAGTAACTGAGTCAAACTTCATACTTTCTATAGTTCTATGTATTCTGTTTATATTGgtgtgttttcatttgaatttgaAGTCTATGTTAAGGATGCTGTTTCTATATAGCTTTATAGACAGGGAAAAATACTTACAAGGAGTCTTTTTGCCTCAATCTTTTTGCCTAAATATAGGTGTTTGACCTCTTGAATAAGAAGGCCAAACTTCGAGTCCTGGAGGATGGCAAGCAACAGGTCCAGGTTGTTGGTCTCCAAGAAAAACCAgttggctgtgctgaggatgtCATCAAAATGATCTCGATGGGCAGTGCCTGCAGGTTTGATGACATAAAACCTATCAAAGAGGAGTTGTGTCCTGTTGCATCTCCATGTTTAGAAAAGCATGTATGATGCCTGTAGCTGGTGGTTTGAGATTTAAACAGAAGCTTGTTGTTCCCAGTAAAGGCACTGAGCAGCACCTCTGCATGAATGCCAGGAAGTGGTTACACAGCCATGGAGTAGAAGGGGTGGGTTCAGCCTGCCTCCCATAGAAAGTGTCAGAGCTCCTTGTTCATATATCCTCATGGAACTCCAATAAGAGAAACCATTCACATGAGGAGATGGCTGCCTTGGTGCTTTCTAGTATCAGCTAGTCTACAGGAATACAAGTAGCTCCCTGTGGGCTTGTAAGATCAAGGAACGGCAGCTGGTATGAACCATAATTGCAAAAATGGTTTGGCTTAACTGCAGGCCAGATGAGCTATTCCAATGGCAACAAAAATACTGCATGTTGTTCAGGAATCTTGTCTAAAGAGTCCTTGAAAGCAGGTGCCAAGGGACAGCTGTAGGCTTGGCACATCATcctggcaggaaaggctgtggtaggggcagctctgccatcaTACTGGTATCTTTAATTGGGAGCTAAGATCTGTATTACCGAGTGTTATCTGTTTCAGTTAAGTTGCAACTGCTGTGGAAATGTTTGTAGGCAAATGAGAGCTTCTTGGCTTCTGTACTCTACTATGTGGGCAAACATGCACATCCTAAAAGCTTGTTCAGCATTCTGTGCAGCCTTTTTTGGCTAGTAATTTAGTCATGAACTGTTTTTACATTTCAGGCTActccctcctttttccccagTAGCAGGGATGATGGTGGAACAGCGAACCTGCCAGCATTCTCAGGGAATAAATGATAAAGGAGGTCACAGGgagatttaaattaaaagatgtCACTGTGTGCCTTGCAGTGATGGGGcaggtgcagctgcacagcagaggtgaAGTGCCAAGCCAGCTTGGCTGGAGAAAGGGATTTAACATGATTGTAATGTGCTAGCACAGCTAATGCTGTTTAGTGGGGAGCTTGGCTGAGCTTACTGTATAATGGCAGATGCATTAGGAAAATGACATGTGGTGTGCTGAAGGTGTGACTTCCAGCTCAAGTGCATGTGAGGCTTTAGCACTCAGAAAGGCATTCCAATGTAGGCTGGCTGAGTTGAGCCAGACAGCTTAAATAGCCTTGAATTCCTGTAAGCAGGGTGCCAGTTGGTATTTTTCACAAGTAATTCTGTGCTCTTATAGCAGAAGCAATTCTATAGTTCACACAAACATTAAAGTATTAATGTGTGGGATAAACCTTAGGAGGTTAATTGAATGGCTACAGGTCTTATCTAGTGCTGTCAGGACCTGTTGCATTACACATTTCTAAGGCTTGTTTGCATCTCTGCTTAGGACATCTGGGCAGACTTTTGCAAATGCTAGCTCTTCACGGTCACACGCCTGCTTCCAAATCATACTGCGCCGAAGAGGACAAATGATTGGCAAATTTTCCTTAGTGGATCTAGCAGGAAATGAAAGGGGTGCAGACACATCTAATGCTGATCGGCAGACACGGATGGAAGGTGCTGAAATCAATAAGAGCTTGCTGGCTTTGAAGGTGAGCTATAGCTCCTGGACCAGAGTGATAATCCACATGTGGATTCTAACTCTAGGGTTAGAATCAGAACAGAACTCTGTTCTGTTTCATTccagtgcaagaaaaaaaaccaaaaaaaaagtactaGTTTAGGATGTGAGCAACCTGAAAATAGAGTATACTTCCATTTAGAATGTTTCCAGGAAAGTAGTGCCATCTTATCAGGACAGACACTGGTATAGTTATTTCAAGCTTCATTCAAGTTGATCTTTTTTAGTCTGGGGTGGGATTTGTGATACATGGTGGCTATACCTACTGTCCTGTACCTGTCACATACCTGGAGTATATTTTAAAGACTGTGAAGAACTTGGAGCAATACATGCGACCATTCTTCAGCCTGTTGGGTTTACCAGCAATTGGTGGTTGATAGCTTGCAGAGCTGTTTGAAGAGAGGTGCCAATACTGCATTCACAAGACTGCTCTTTTTGTAGGAGTGCATCCGAGCTTTAGGGCAGAACAAGTCTCATACCCCTTTTCGGGAGAGCAAGCTGACACAGGTGCTAAGGGACTCTTTCATAGGAGCAAACTCAAGGACCTGCATGGTGAGTATGCACGTGTCAAACACAATGCTTGGGTTCTATAATTCAAATAGCTGCATGTTCCTCTACAGCAAGGGGGTTTTTAAGTCAGAAAGCTTTAGATCttgttaaacaaacaaaaaagccccaaaacccaaatattttcctcatgGAAACTTGCCCATGGTGAGTGAGATAATAAATTTGTGAGTGGTGCCCAGCTCTCGTAGAAGCAGGGCTGTGGAAGTCTTTTTAATACAGTGAATCTGCAAGAGAGCTCAGTGTGGTCTCAAAgggctttgctttctgtggaTGGTGAAGCACAGCAGGTGCACACAAGGACAGTGGAATGTTGGATACAGGGATGCTGGCATGTTCTACTGAATCCATAAAGAAAAATGGACTTGGCTGTCTCAACTCCAGCCCTTTCTCCTCAAATGTCCCAGCTGTGTGGTGAGATCTGTAGGAGCATTAATGAGCAAAAGTCAGATAGGAGTCACTACGgtttcttttgtgtttgcagaTAGCAATGATTTCTCCAGGCATGAGTTCGTGTGAGTACACCTTAAACACGCTGAGATATGCTGACAGGTAATGGCCTTTCTGACCTGGGGATTCTAATCTTATTGTAAAAGGTGTTTTAGCTGCTTTTACTCTGACCCTTGGAACCTCAAGTTCTCTTGTATTGTTTGTATTGGCAACCTGGAGGATGGTTGTTAAGAGCAAAGTATCTTAACTTAAAGAGCTGTCATATGAAACCAACCTGAGTGTTGAATGTGAGACATAATAGAGATGATGTAAAACCATGAGTAATGTCTCTTCCTCAAAGGAATCTCCTCTCATGCTAGACTTCAGACTGCCCTGGTTCTTGTAGGGACTTTACCCTGTCCTGAATGGTTATCTccatgccttttattttttgtagtGCTTTGTGACCCATCTGTAAGGGTGTGCCAAGAATGTGTGTAATGAATGAGTGTTTTAGTTCACTCAAAGAATCACGGGTAAAGGTAGCAGCAAAAGCAAgttcaaaatgaaatgaaagacaGTTTGTTGGCAAGTTTCACTCTACTACTGACTAGGTGGTTAAagcacacagaggagaaaattgACTAGAAtcaatctaaaattaaaatgaacttAAAATTATCTACCTGGGAGCCTGAGGAATGGAAAAAGGGGTAAggttagaaaaagaaatggtaaaGATGAAAAGGACTGAAGGAGACCCTCCCCTTGAGTTACAAGTTTCGTGTGACCCCTTTGTCAAACATAGCCCTGGACTTGACCAATGGTTTAGGCCTAAAGATTTTAACTGCACCTAATCCATAGcctcatttaaataatttaacataAGATTCTATTTGATTTACTACAAGCCAAACACTCACAGGCCTAACTTACTTACAAATACTTAACATACTAATCTAAGACTGTAACCTTCATAGTGTATTTGCTGTGGCATAGTCACACACAGACCTAAGGGTCTAAATACAAGGGGTATGTACCACCTGCTGTGAAGGGATTTTGGTCCCAGCTCAACTGATGCGAGTGTAACTGCCAGAGTGGCTCCTGGATGCCCAGACAGGAAAGTTTCCTAAAGACAAACATCTCCTGGCTTTCCTTCCCACAATATTCAGGATTTCATGCCCATATAAGCCTGTTCTGGGGATGGTAACTGTGTAACTTTTGAAGTGCAACTGATTGTTTATTGCTGAGTGCTGACTGATTaattgcagcagctgctttgtgaTGCTGTAGCCAAGAAACTGATGAAGAATGAATTTGAGTGACAAATCTTCTTGTTGCAGAGTGAAAGAGCTCAGCCCTCATGATGGAGGTGGTGAAACTCAGTGTCAGATGGAGACTGAGGAGGCTGAGACCAGTACCGAAGGCTCAGTTTTTCAACTCAATGTATGTGTATGCAGTAGGCTAACCAGAACTCAAAGCTGGGAACAATGTGCTGTTCTTACCTGGGCTGTTTCTTGCAGTTCTCCAAGGATGATGAGGAAGAACTCTCTCCACACATGTTCAACTATCGAGAGGTTATGACTCAAATTAGTGAACGGGAGGAGAAGGTTGTAGAGCAGCTCAGAGAACTGAGACAGGTACGAGGAAgcagcaaacccagcccaggccaCCTTCTGTATGTTGATAGCAACTTGCTTTATCTGGGCcaagtgctgctggggaggcacCAATGCAAGGTGCTGTACTACTGGTGATACTTTTTCCTCACTGCCAACTTTTTTTCTGGCCTAGCTGGTTAAACTGGGGCATTTCAGTGCTTTTGCCAATTCCCTTTCCCCTCCAAATAGCAACCTCTACTTGCTGCTAATGGGCACTGATGGCTCCTGGTCTGTAGAAGTTCAGCTATGTTGATTAGACTGCCAGATTTGAAGAAACTAATTGAATTTCTAGAAAGTACATTTCTCATCACTGTTATCCttgtaaatacagaaaatggctACTGAACTTGACTGCCTCTTGCAAATCACAGAGAAACCAGATTATGATCTTGAGACCTTTGTGAGCAGAGCTAAGTACTTCGTAGAGGACAGCTCAAGAAATTTCCTTAGTGTCAGAGGTATGTTAGAGCCTGTAACTGACTAGCACTGTCACTAATACTTTTCCAAAGACCTGAAAGTAACACCAGCATACCTGTGGGGGTTTGAGCACCCAGTCCTGCATAGCTGAGGTCTGCTGAGACTGACAGCTGTTCTGGAGAGTTCAGCTTTCTGATCAGTCACCCTGTTGCTCTTACCTTTTTTTTACAGAAACGCTGGATGCCCTGGGGACTGCCATGCAACTGGAAGAGCAAGCCAGCAAGCAGATTAGCTGGCGGAGGCCTTAATCATTACAGCAAAACCTGGTTCACAAGCAATCTTTCATGCGCTTGTCTTGTCTTGCATGTTTGTCAGTGGTTTGTATCACTCCTGTTTTAAATGTGGTAGGGTGTCTGCAGGTCACATGCCCAAGGGCAGTGAACACAGCAGCCTTTTTCTTCATGGCCTGTATCAGGGTACTCAGCAAAGTGCTAAAATGCACCCACTGCAAGGCTTGGGTAGGGGGCCTGAGAGTCTGCAGTCTCTGCCTGAGATAGCTAGCCCTTTGCTGGTGACAGTGGTCTCCCCTTAGGGAACTAACTACACATGTATAGTACATTACCTCTTCCAGATGTGCTTGAAACATTGCAAAACTGTTacaagttttgcttttctggaagGAAAGAGAATGGACTATGTGTTTgtaaaaaccagtattttaagaagtttaataaataaatgttcttgGATCTCACTATCTTATCTGTCCtataaaaagtatttcttgCTGATTATGGTAAAGTTTAACAGCTCCTAAAGACTGGCTGGTTGTTGGTAGGGAGGCTGATTTATTGGATgaagtttcttttcaaagtCCTTATACTTGTAATGTTTAcataaaaatcactgaaaatacattttgtctCTCAATTTTGAGATGCTGCTGGGATCCCCTAACAGGGGGGATGGTGGCTTAGGTGTAGCTATCTGCTGCCATGGCCCTTGTGTGCAGGCTGGGTCTAGATTGCCCTGCAGATCCTTCCTCTGAGAGAGAGCAGGTTAGGGGAGGAACAGTTGTAGGGCATGTGCTAGTGCCTTCTCTTTTACTTATTCAGCTCAGTTCAGCATTTGTCTTCAAAAGCACAAAATAGTTGTGTGAGCTCTAGGTTCAGCCACACAGGATGCAGCTATGCAAACATCATACCCTTCTACTGTTACTCCTTTTCTTAGAGCTACCTTCTCCCTCTGAAAGTCAAGGGTGTAATTTAAGTGACAAGGCCACCCCCTGCTCTGCACCTGCCATCTGTGGACTGCATCC
This sequence is a window from Motacilla alba alba isolate MOTALB_02 chromosome 8, Motacilla_alba_V1.0_pri, whole genome shotgun sequence. Protein-coding genes within it:
- the KIF2C gene encoding kinesin-like protein KIF2C isoform X3 gives rise to the protein MPNGLCPSLQKSSMAPAELCGVWQMRVDINDVLAINPELLEIPPADVKENVPVQDNVTVQRPKRRTTLSRIPAPPPREAVTSNVSAHEQQIQAVRGRSRMSAITEPQCGFQEEEMAVDPSTSGQTRKYLTVAAGRTRPSGLACVPEASLASVNGDTENHLPAARASCSMSPVRRRSNIVKEMEKMRTKREEKRAQNSEIRIKRAQEFDSTYPNWEFARMIQAFRATLNCQPISINDPIEEHRICVCVRKRPLNKQELQKKECDVVTVPSKCVLMVHEPKQKVDLTKYLETQTFRFDFSFDETSSNEMVYRFTARPLVETIFEGGKATCFAYGQTGSGKTHTMGGDFCGRGQNASRGIYAFASQDVFLLLNQPRYRNQNLEVYVTFFEIYNGKVFDLLNKKAKLRVLEDGKQQVQVVGLQEKPVGCAEDVIKMISMGSACRTSGQTFANASSSRSHACFQIILRRRGQMIGKFSLVDLAGNERGADTSNADRQTRMEGAEINKSLLALKECIRALGQNKSHTPFRESKLTQVLRDSFIGANSRTCMIAMISPGMSSCEYTLNTLRYADRVKELSPHDGGGETQCQMETEEAETSTEGSVFQLNFSKDDEEELSPHMFNYREVMTQISEREEKVVEQLRELRQKMATELDCLLQITEKPDYDLETFVSRAKYFVEDSSRNFLSVRETLDALGTAMQLEEQASKQISWRRP
- the KIF2C gene encoding kinesin-like protein KIF2C isoform X1, with product MDSRLCRNVYPGVVINIKRSSGLIHKATVKVVNEEHSCVTVEWSESGATKGKEVDINDVLAINPELLEIPPADVKENVPVQDNVTVQRPKRRTTLSRIPAPPPREAVTSNVSAHEQQIQAVRGRSRMSAITEPQCGFQEEEMAVDPSTSGQTRKYLTVAAGRTRPSGLACVPEASLASVNGDTENHLPAARASCSMSPVRRRSNIVKEMEKMRTKREEKRAQNSEIRIKRAQEFDSTYPNWEFARMIQAFRATLNCQPISINDPIEEHRICVCVRKRPLNKQELQKKECDVVTVPSKCVLMVHEPKQKVDLTKYLETQTFRFDFSFDETSSNEMVYRFTARPLVETIFEGGKATCFAYGQTGSGKTHTMGGDFCGRGQNASRGIYAFASQDVFLLLNQPRYRNQNLEVYVTFFEIYNGKVFDLLNKKAKLRVLEDGKQQVQVVGLQEKPVGCAEDVIKMISMGSACRTSGQTFANASSSRSHACFQIILRRRGQMIGKFSLVDLAGNERGADTSNADRQTRMEGAEINKSLLALKECIRALGQNKSHTPFRESKLTQVLRDSFIGANSRTCMIAMISPGMSSCEYTLNTLRYADRVKELSPHDGGGETQCQMETEEAETSTEGSVFQLNFSKDDEEELSPHMFNYREVMTQISEREEKVVEQLRELRQKMATELDCLLQITEKPDYDLETFVSRAKYFVEDSSRNFLSVRETLDALGTAMQLEEQASKQISWRRP
- the KIF2C gene encoding kinesin-like protein KIF2C isoform X2, which codes for MDSRLCRNVYPGVVINIKRSSGLIHKATVKVVNEEHSCVTVEWSESGATKGKEVDINDVLAINPELLEIPPADVKENVPVQDNVTVQRPKRRTTLSRIPAPPPREAVRGRSRMSAITEPQCGFQEEEMAVDPSTSGQTRKYLTVAAGRTRPSGLACVPEASLASVNGDTENHLPAARASCSMSPVRRRSNIVKEMEKMRTKREEKRAQNSEIRIKRAQEFDSTYPNWEFARMIQAFRATLNCQPISINDPIEEHRICVCVRKRPLNKQELQKKECDVVTVPSKCVLMVHEPKQKVDLTKYLETQTFRFDFSFDETSSNEMVYRFTARPLVETIFEGGKATCFAYGQTGSGKTHTMGGDFCGRGQNASRGIYAFASQDVFLLLNQPRYRNQNLEVYVTFFEIYNGKVFDLLNKKAKLRVLEDGKQQVQVVGLQEKPVGCAEDVIKMISMGSACRTSGQTFANASSSRSHACFQIILRRRGQMIGKFSLVDLAGNERGADTSNADRQTRMEGAEINKSLLALKECIRALGQNKSHTPFRESKLTQVLRDSFIGANSRTCMIAMISPGMSSCEYTLNTLRYADRVKELSPHDGGGETQCQMETEEAETSTEGSVFQLNFSKDDEEELSPHMFNYREVMTQISEREEKVVEQLRELRQKMATELDCLLQITEKPDYDLETFVSRAKYFVEDSSRNFLSVRETLDALGTAMQLEEQASKQISWRRP